The Oryzias latipes chromosome 8, ASM223467v1 genomic interval cacaaacaaataTCTGTATTTCCAAGAGAATTTGTGAAAACaacaagaaatgtgtttttgaggctgatgatgtaaaaaaaaaaaaaaagagtcgatattcctttttcttttaccaattttctttaattgcattttttaaggcTGGAGAGACAAACTGTTCCCCTTTTTAATGTGAAATTAAGCTTCACGATCATCAAGTTTGGATAAATGAAAGGATCTATTTATCTTAAAGgatgttatattatattcaTGGGGAACATTGCAACTGAGAGAATATCAGGTTCCGGGTAAAGAGATGtctgaaaagattttaaatagttgttatttttttctatttgggtttaattgtaataaaaacaaaaataaattcttttttcgTGCTTCAACCTGGCTGTGACTcttcaaactgtaaaaaaatggcCTTAAGTGGCCTGAATTTATGTAAATCATAGGGATGAGTGTCTGAATGTCACAGCGGCAGCAGCATGGAGGTGCAGGGAAAAGTCAAAACTGACATCTTTAACCCAAAAACTGGAGAGGATGAGATCTTTCAGGAGTCAGCTGCACAGAAAATCAAGAGTtccaacagaaaagcaaaacttCAGGGCTTTCTGGGTCAATTTCAGTTTAGGCCAGATTCAAAGAAACTCGACCTGACGTCAGTAAACACCAGAACAGTCTTCTGCTGAATGAGTGGAGTCATGAAAACTGTCAAACTCTCTGTTCCAGTCGTTGTGACGATTATCTACGTCCCACTGATGCTATTTGGACTCCTGGGAAACATTCTAACCATTCTGGTGGTTTGGCTCCGCCCACACATGAGAAGCTCCACCTACCTGTACCTGAGTAGCATGGCCATCAGCGACCTGCTGATCCTCTTGCTCCTCCCCCTGGACCTGTATAAGGTAGGGATGGACGTTTGTTAGTGTTGGTGTGGCTGCAGCGGCAGGAAGTGGGCTGTTTGAAGGAGGGAAATGTTTGTTTCATGCTTGTTGTTCGGGGCAACAGGCGAGGCTAGCATTGCAGGTCTAAACAAGTTATCCCCTCCATCCCCTCAGGGGGGGTCCCTGCTTTCAAATCATGTTTTGTTGCATTAAAGGCTGAGTCGTACTCCACAGAGATCTCAATTCTCTCTTCTAtcatttccttttccttttaaacccttgtgaaacaacaataaaaagctaAATTGAGGTTAAAAATTGAGATACGCTGATTTACTTTATTGGTgaagacagaagaaaacaaattccttcTAAAGATCAGACTTTGATTGGAATAAAAACAGAGGATTTGCCCCCTATGCAGCATGGAGGGGgaagaaaatcacatttatttaacacaaaaacatcataTTAACTGCAAACAAACTATAGTTTTTTGCTCTGAtgtctttttaacttgtttttgatCATCCAAATTTTTCTAACGTGGCTTTTTTCTGTACTTCAAGTTTTTCAAGGcataaaccgaccaatcagatgcctcaatcaaTAAAGGCGGTCAGAGTGTTAGAAACATTGGATTGACAAATTCTCCTGAGCCCGCTCTCGTGGTAGGTAaggtggccttccaacaagctccctcctgattggagagagcaGTTGCCATAGGAACGATGAGTCAGACTGACTTGGATCAACATAATTGACTTTGGAGTAACCCATTTCCTCTGGATGACTCGATCCAGTTCTCAGATTCAGTCAACGGTGGGCTCACTTTTGACAAATATAGACTATAGTGCATAGCGTTAGAACCATTTGCCATACTTATCTTTATTTTTGATCAtccacattttcatcatcataACACAGTGAATCCTTAAATAGtcctttaaatatatttttaggtttttacctCAGCATTATTAGTAGTGAGAGTGTctcaaaactgcattaaaaTCCAGAGTATTGGgtgcaagacacgtttacatttaagatacaacaacaacaaatcccagtacaaatgaacaaatactgaaacacaacaatgaaagctgcttctaacagaaagggacgtaatataaaaccaatagtgtatgatttttttaaaattatttattactgttttctttatgtggacattataaatacatgaaacgCTGACTTACCGCATGCAGCTCAACAGCAAATCACAGACGCTGTCGTAACGTCACTTCCTGTATGAAGGGTTTTCCCTTTCCGTCAGCAGCTGCCCGCTTTCCTTCGTTTTTTCTCCATCTACTCGTCGTGTTTTGCTTAACGGCTTAACGGAAAGGGAAACCCTCAATGCCGGAAGTGACCCAGAAACTTTACCTTGCTAAACATTGTTATTGTagtaatacaatttaaaaaaatgcttttggactctctcacatatttaaaatgtccacataaagaaaacagtaataaataactaTAAAAAATCATAGACGATTGGTTTTATATTACGCTcctttctgttagaagccgcttttgttgttgtgtttcagtgtttgttcatttgtactgggatttgctgttgttgtatcttaaatgttaACGTGTCTTGGACCTCTCGGCCGCCGTAGGAAAGGGAATCTAGACACAGCGAATGTCTAGTAAATGAAGCGGAAAGTTTGAATTTCTAATATTTCATAAGATAACAGATTCCCAAAGCCCGTGTTTAACCGTGTTTGATCCCCAAATCCTTGTCTCCTCTCCAGCTGTGGAGGCCTCGACCTTGGCCTTTAGGGGATCTCGCCTGCAAACTGACCATGTTCCTGTCGGAGTGCTGCACCTTCTGCACCATCCTTCACATCACCTTCCTCTCCCTCGAGAGGTACGTGGCGGTCTGCTGGCCGATCACAGCCAAAACCCTGGTGACGCGGCGCAGAACCAGGGCCATCATCGGCTGCCTGTGGCTGGGAGCCGCCGTCAGCGCTGCACCGGTTCTGCTGATGGTGGGGGTGGAGGACATCGGAGGAGATGAGGTCGGATTCAACCAGTGGAGAGAAGAGGCGGGGTGGTCGGGGAGGGATGGGGAGCGTGCTGAATTAGTTATCAGCGAAAGGGAAGGAAGAAGCTCTCACCTGCTGGATACGGGGACCACGTTTGGGGAGAAACCGGGTCAAGGATGGAGAGACGGAGGACAGGAAGTCCAGTGGTTTGAAGACAAAGAGGAGAgtgatgtgagaaatgaaaccCAACAAGAAGAAgttttaaaagaagaagaagaaagaaccGAATTTAAAAGAGACCAGCGAAACAAAAAGAAGGAAGACGAAGGTGGGGGTGAAGGCGGGAGCTCTGAAGGAAGCCGTGAAGGAGAGGCTGACAGGAGGGAGTGCCGCTGCACGCAGTACGCCATCTCCTCCGGCCTGCTGTCCGCCATGATGATCCTCTCCAACTTGTACTTCCTGGTGCCGCTCAGCATCCTGGGGCTGGTGTACAGCCTGATTGGACGAACTCTTTGGCTCCGCCCAAAAAGCAGCCGGAAGGAGCAGGGTCACAGGAACACAGTAAAGATGCTAGGTGAGCTTCAGCACGCATCTGTCCACAAGTTCTAATAGacaataaactaaaaaataaataaataaaagctcaaatatcGAGCTTTTAATCGGGGTCTGCCACAGACCCCAGAAGGTATCAAAGGACGGGTTTGTTCTCAAAGGTTGTAGTAGAGAATCGCATAATTAGGTGCATTTAAAACGTTGGCTAATCAATGGGGAATCATTAATCACTTCAAAAGATGCTGTTTTTGTTCTAACGGGTCAGACTATTTCGTTTATTTAGTGATATTTTCATGAAAGTTCCTCCTTTGCTGCAATCAGACCAAACTTTATCCTACAAGTTCTTTTTACAACTAAATATAATCTCCTTTCAATCATTTTTCAACAGAATTCTGTTGAAACCTGAACTTCCGAATAAAAATTGAAGTCATTCAGAACATGGATGGCAGTGATGTCCGCCTCCAGAACCATTCTGGAAAACCTGCAAAAGACCGTCAGAAGTCCCTCAGAGCAGACAGGGTCAGGAAACCTCTCCCTTCAGCCATCcagcctttattttctttggtaGAGTTCAGGAAGACCAAACAACAGATTAAAGTGGCTCCAGGAGTTCAGCTCTCCTTCTTGGTTCTTTACAGATGACACATCTTCCAAACATTTAGCGGCACAGCAGAGGTGAACCTGTGGGTGTCTCTTTCCAAAATGTAACTTGTAATTCTCCACCATTGCTAAATAGAGATCTACAGACAAAAATTCAGATGTTGGATGCAGAGCGTCCCTTCATGTTCCTCACAGAGTCACACACTGTTctctttcttctgctcctcttcctcctccaggaGTGATTGTCTTGGCCTTCGTCCTGTGCTGGCTGCCCTTCCATGTTGGCCGGACCATATTCTCCCTTTCCCTTGGCAGCGTTGGCGACAGGCAGGAATCAAACCCGAACGCAGACGTTCTTGCAGATGTCTTTGAACCGTCCAAAGCTCACTTCCATGAGCCGCTCTCCCAGCCCGGTGAGATGGCCGCACGCCCTCTGACGGACGACAGGCTCTGTGACAAATGTGCTCGGACCAAAGACAGAACCGGCCCTCAAACGGGCTCGGACCAACAAGCACGTCCCCGTGTCGTCACACAAACTGAACCGCCACGGGAGAACACACGaagcacagagacacacactAACCCAGCACAACGAGACACACACAGTGGCACAAACCTTCACCAAAGAAACACAACCCTCTCCA includes:
- the LOC101165559 gene encoding uncharacterized protein LOC101165559, which codes for MLLILQLSFVFHFSHLKSHKHSVETSPSPFLFPFPEAALQRSRHIPPRWPLSCKGNPSACVTSAPVTRGTRRSSQPNPIIAMGLMGEQSGGCGGENCSLMPDPPTNCSHPDCLWEEPVFGWVELVVVTIIYVPLMLFGLLGNILTILVVWLRPHMRSSTYLYLSSMAISDLLILLLLPLDLYKLWRPRPWPLGDLACKLTMFLSECCTFCTILHITFLSLERYVAVCWPITAKTLVTRRRTRAIIGCLWLGAAVSAAPVLLMVGVEDIGGDEVGFNQWREEAGWSGRDGERAELVISEREGRSSHLLDTGTTFGEKPGQGWRDGGQEVQWFEDKEESDVRNETQQEEVLKEEEERTEFKRDQRNKKKEDEGGGEGGSSEGSREGEADRRECRCTQYAISSGLLSAMMILSNLYFLVPLSILGLVYSLIGRTLWLRPKSSRKEQGHRNTVKMLGVIVLAFVLCWLPFHVGRTIFSLSLGSVGDRQESNPNADVLADVFEPSKAHFHEPLSQPGEMAARPLTDDRLCDKCARTKDRTGPQTGSDQQARPRVVTQTEPPRENTRSTETHTNPAQRDTHSGTNLHQRNTTLSMQDTTAAMTTQNASKSEQNTTSPANDTLLHDPLWPSDMHGYFLYYLSQYFNLVSSVLFYLSAAINPLLYNLMSARYRLAVRSLVRGPSQTQAQHLRTLTVRQSTTTV